A section of the Alligator mississippiensis isolate rAllMis1 chromosome 8, rAllMis1, whole genome shotgun sequence genome encodes:
- the KANK2 gene encoding KN motif and ankyrin repeat domain-containing protein 2 yields MAQVLHMDAGFPGKPAPPSPPSRGGPAPAPSPPYSVETPYGYRLDLDFLKYVDDIEKGHTLRRLPVRRRPRCASASWWPSTESLCSTDSRLSALSYGPRDARVESTLLGARRKLEGQAGPSGLRNSRLSLAGSGLSTPATPTPGHLQHVREQMAGALRKLRQLEEQVKLIPVLQVKVAVLQEEKRQLSTRLQSRRGLGQPVGGTGELYLDLPEEEMAARGTRELRSVAVGTEGGTSGQRSVGVGMPEPEMMELGAGAGEGDTVRALSARVAVLERQLRKALGELQDARQQLGKGAGARGQAVGTEGQVPGVGGQVEETRGKVLGVGEQTPGPGGQRLGTQRQMAGPGGQLQGEQGQVGSAGDQAQGAGERAEVVRVVQVPQGPEIAASTAAGPAAQPQHARGLEPRDGPDLLEMALPRLVLAPAHGHAHGAHKISIIETGAAQAEAQPSARAIGEDPEPPGGSSYHLGGINGGYESASSDSSTAENSEAESTESEYHEASEGLPAGGAETPKATEEEAAAGAALSTTQGSNDGLGLGQELLSACTILKRYLETPNASMDTKTRDAYGVVQQDWLGLACGQAVEATAVSQRLDTYRAFSPRVLATALNMTDGHGNTALHHAVSCSNFPLVRRLLDTGLCDVDKPNQAGYTALMLTALAAACPDADRATVLQLLRAGNVDARATQAGQTALMLAVSHGRQDVARALLACGANVNLQDADGSTALMCACEHGHAAIARLLLAAPACRVDLADNDGSTALSIAQEAGQTDIVNMIEACLGAAALGNPLPVTTETAVTTEAPGDTQ; encoded by the exons ATGGCCCAGGTGCTGCACATGGATGCTGGCTTCCCAG GGAAGccggcacccccctccccaccctcccgggggggcccagccccagccccttccccaccctactCAGTGGAGACACCATATGGCTACCGTCTGGACCTCGACTTCCTCAAGTATGTAGATGACATTGAGAAGGGCCACACGCTGCGGCGCCTGCCTGTGCGCCGGCGCCCACGCTGCGCCTCAGCCTCCTGGTGGCCCTCTACCGAGTCTCTCTGCTCCACTGACAGTCGCCTCTCAGCCCTGTCCTACGGGCCCCGGGATGCCCGGGTCGAGAGCACCCTGCTGGGTGCCCGGCGcaagctggaggggcaggcgGGGCCCAGTGGGCTCCGGAACTCCCGCCTCTCCCTGGCTGGCTCTGGGCTGTCCACACCTGCAACGCCCACGCCTGGCCATCTCCAGCATGTCAGGGAGCAGATGGCAGGTGCTTTGCGCAAGCTGcggcagctggaggagcaggtgaagcTCATTCCAGTGCTCCAGGTGAAGgtggctgtgctccaggaggagAAGAGGCAGCTCAGCACCCGGCTCCAGAGCCGCCGGGGTTTGGGGCAGCCTGTGGGGGGCACCGGGGAGCTCTACCTGGACCTACCTGAGGAGGAGATGGCAGCCAGAGGCACCCGGGAGCTGCGGTCTGTGGCTGTGGGCACAGAGGGGGGCACCAGCGGTCAGCGTAGTGTGGGTGTGGGTATGCCAGAGCCGGAGAtgatggagctgggggctggtgctggggagggagacACGGTGCGGGCACTGTCAGCACGGGTGGCTGTGCTGGAGAGGCAGCTACGGAAGGCTCTGGGGGAGCTGCAAGATGCCcggcagcagctggggaagggggcaggtgccagggggcaggcagtggggactgagggacaggtgccaggggtaggggggcaggtggAAGAAACCAGGGGAAAGGTGCTCGGGGTGGGAGAGCAGACACCAGGGCCtggagggcagaggctggggacacagaggcagatggcagggcctggggggcagctgcagggggaacaggggcaggtggggagtgctGGGGACCAGGCACAGGGTGCAGGGGAGCGGGCAGAGGTGGTCAGGGTGGTCCAGGTGCCACAGGGCCCCGAGATCGCAGCCAGTACAGCCGCTGGCccagctgctcagccccagcatgCCCGCGGCCTTGAGCCCCGTGATGGTCCTGACCTGCTGGAGATGGCACTGCCCCGTCtggtgcttgccccagcccacGGCCATGCCCATGGCGCCCACAAGATCAGCATCATTGAGACAG gtGCAGCTCAAGCTGAGGCCCAACCCAGTGCCAGGGCTATAGGCGAGGACCCAGAGCCCCCAGGGGGGTCAAGCTACCACCTTGGGGGCATCAACGGCGG GTACGAGTCGGCATCCTCGGACTCCAGCACAGCTGAGAACTCGGAGGCCGAGAGCACAGAGAGTGAGTACCACGAGGCCAGTGAGGGGCTCCCGGCAGGGGGGGCTGAGACCCCCAAGGCCActgaggaggaagcagcagcaggggcggcACTCAGCACCACACAAGGCAGCAATGATGG gctggggcttgggcaggagctgctctcagCCTGCACCATCCTGAAGAGGTACCTGGAGACCCCTAATGCCTCCATGGATACCAAGACG AGGGACGCCTATGGGGTGGTgcagcaggactggctggggctggcatgcgGACAGGCAGTTGAGGCCACAGCCGTGTCCCAGCGCCTGGACACCTACCGCGCCTTCTCACCTCGGGTCCTTGCCACTGCCCTCAACATGACTGATGGGCATGGGAACACAGCACTGCACCATGCTGTCTCCTGCTCCAACTTCCCCCTGGTGCGGCGTCTTCTTGACACTG GCCTTTGCGATGTGGATAAGCCAAACCAGGCTGGCTACACGGCGCTGATGCTGACGGcactggcagctgcctgccctgatgCTGACCGTGCTACTGTCCTGCAGCTGCTCCGTGCCGGGAATGTGGATGCCCGTGCCACGCAG GCGGGGCAGACGGCGCTGATGCTGGCTGTCAGCCACGGACGCCAGGATGTGGCCAGAGCGCtgctggcctgtggggccaacgTGAACCTGCAGGATGCTGATGGCTCCACAGCGCTGATGTGCGCGTGCGAACATGGCCATGCTGCCATCGCCCGCCtactgctggctgcccctgcctgccgcGTGGATCTGGCTGACAAT GACGGTAGCACTGCCCTGTCCATAGCGCAGGAGGCCGGACAGACGGACATTGTCAACATGATCGAAGCCTGCCTTGGTGCTGCTGCCCTG GGGAACCCCCTGCCAGTGACCACTGAGACGGCAGTCACCACAGAGGCTCCTGGAGATACCCAGTAG
- the TSPAN16 gene encoding tetraspanin-16 has translation MALDDVYKALRSAMICFNAAVMAAGITLVGLAVWVKVGSTSFVRVMGSSFIYFAHTWDFGIAAGCLIIVLGLLGCWSAYKENRCLLMMYFATMLLIFVAEISVVIAVLAFTPFIRSFVQDKALQTLKKKYGGYKYDNIVSYGWNSYMLGQNCCGVHNYTDFKGSAFQKHTNLTYPRSCCKDPKSFDCNGTDINSTIIHMEGCFPKMMTFIWRKTSMMGGIAIMTTLLEVAAMVVSLTLYVKLE, from the exons ATGGCACTGGACGATGTCTACAAGGCCCTGAGGAGTGCCATGATTTGCTTCAATGCTGCCGTCATG GCTGCGGGCATCACCCTGGTGGGGCTGGCTGTGTGGGTGAAGGTGGGCAGCACCTCCTTTGTGCGGGTGATGGGCTCCTCCTTCATCTACTTTGCCCACACCTGGGATTTCGGCATTGCTGCCGGCTGCCTCATCATCGTGCTtgggctgctgggctgctggagcGCCTACAAGGAAAACCGCTGCCTGCTCATGATG tattTTGCCACCATGCTGCTCATCTTTGTCGCAGAGATCTCCGTGGTCATTGCTGTCTTAGCCTTCACGCCATTT ATCCGCTCATTTGTCCAGGACAAGGCTCTCCAGACGCTGAAGAAGAAATATGGTGGCTACAAGTATGACAACATTGTGTCCTATGGCTGGAACAGCTACATGCTGGGG CAAAACTGCTGTGGTGTCCACAACTACACGGACTTCAAGGGCTCAGCCTTCCAGAAACATACCAACTTGACCTACCCCCGGAGCTGCTGCAAGGACCCCAAGAGCTTCGACTGCAATGGGACAGATATCAACAGCACCATCATCCACATGGAG GGCTGTTTCCCCAAGATGATGACCTTCATTTGGAGGAAGACCTCCATGATGGGGGGAATTGCCATCATGACCACCCTACTAGAA GTGGCAGCCATGGTGGTCTCCCTGACGCTCTATGTGAAGCTGGAGTAA